The DNA region CGCACGTCCTTGCCGGTATAGACGCCCGGCTGGTCCGGACCATCCCACGCATGGGCGACAACAGCAGTCTTGCCAGCCCAGTCAGGGTGCTTGGCCGCTGCCTCGGCAAGGCGGGCGGTTATCGCCTCTACCTGCGCTTCGGCTTCTTCCAGCTTGCCGATGGCACGCCCGGCGATCAGGGCGCGCTCATCCCAGGGCAGCGCGTAGTCGCCCACCCCTTCGGGCACCGCCACGACTGGCGCGATCAGGCTGAGCTTGTCGTATTGCTCGGCAGTGATCCCCGACCAGAGGGCAATGATGACATCAGGATCGGCCGCAGCGACCTGCTCGAAATCGATGTCACCCCTCAGGATCGGCGGCTCACCCTCCAGCAGCGGTTCGGCCCAAGGCCAGACGGAGCGTGGATAATCACCATACCAATGCCGGATGGTGACAGGCTGGACACCAAGCGCCAGCAGATCATCGGTGCCAGCGTAATCGAGGCTGGCGACGCGCTCCGGCTTTTCCTCAATGATGGAGGTGCCGAATTTATGCTCGATCGTCAGTGGGAATTGCTGGGCTGAGATGGGGCTGATGGTGAGCAGCAGCGCACCGACGACACTGAAAAGAGTGCGAGTAAGTTTCATGGCTTTCATCCGATTGGGAGGCGGCAGAGATTGATGGTTTGTTGTCAGTTCTATTCGGCGCCGTCGAAGCGCCCAGCGGTCAGCAACAGCAGACCGTCCGCTGCGGCTTCGAGGGACTTGAATGTGTAGCCGACCCAGACATCGCGTTCGTACCAATAGTGGTTGCCAGCGGTGACGCCCGGAAGCTGCCGCCAGAAGGGCGCTGCGGCGTCCCACTGCTCCTCCAGCATGGCGATGGTTTGGCCGAAGCGCGGCGCGCGGCTGGAGAGGATCACATCGGCATCGAACTCCGGCAGGCGCTCGAAGCTGAGGGCGGAAATGTTCTCGGTAGCCTCTGCCTGGATGGGCGGGCGGCTAAAGCCGACATCGTTGATCACCTGATCGATGGCGCCCCAATTGGGGTAGTACCATAGCCCGTCTTCCCAGAGGTCCAGCCGCGACACGGTTATAGCGCTCGCGTCACCCAAAGTGGCCTGAAGGTCTTCGATCTTGGCGCGGTATGCAGCCAGGCGGCTTTCGTATTCGCCCTGCATGCCTGCGGCGTCCGCGAGGAAAGCGAGGTGCTCTAAGAAGGGCAGATTGCCTTCGACCACGATGGTAGGCGCGATGCGAGCCGCTTGGTCGAAGATGGACTGCTGATAGTCCGTGAGGATGATCAGGTCGGGTTCGAGGGCTGCAATGGCCTCGATATCGGGCTCGTTGGGATTGCCCACCGTCGCCAGGCCAAGTTCATCCACAAAGGATGCGCCGAAGATATCGGATGCGCCGCGCAGAAAGACCTGGCCGTCCTCACCAGACTGGAAGCCCGCCCCTACCAGTGGGGCGCCAAGATCGATCAGCGGCGTTGCGATGCTGTCACCGCGCGGCGCCACAATCCGCTCCGGCTGTTCGGGAATGCAGGTTTCGCCCGCGGCGTGGATAATTGGACGCTGTCCCTCGGCGCAGTCGAGCGCGAGTGCAGAAGCGGAGAGGGCTGCAGTGGCAACAAGCCCTGCCAAGACTGCGGTGACGGTGCGTTTCATGGTGAGTTCCTTGAGAAACTTGGTAGGGCCGACCTGGCATCAAGCGGCTTGTTCGGCATGGGTGCGGCGCAGGTAGTCGACGAGGCGCTGGTTTCGGCTATCCTCATCCCGCAGCACGCAAGTGCTGCAATATTCGCCGCCATCGCTGGTGTAGTAGCGGCAGCAGCCGCCGCGCGCCCGGAACCACTCGGCGAGCTGTGGGCGTTCCGGAACGGTGATCTGGATGAAGCCAGTCTGCTTGGAATAGAGCGGCGTACTCTTGCGACGGAGCATGCCCAGCGCCAGCGACATGGCCCGGTCGGCACAACCAAGCGCCTTGCCCTGGGCCAGAAAAGCTGCGGCAAGCCCATCGCCGACCAAGCGCCACAACGCACTCCGCGGCAGGTGCGATCGCCGATAAAGACTGTCGACGATCGGAGCCAGAAGGGTTTCGATCGCGGACTGGAAGAGGCGGTCGCTTCCTGGCTGGTCAGCCTCTGAAAATCGGAGGAGATCGGGATCGAGCACAAAGTCGGCCACGGTGGAGACGCCGCTCTCCCCATCTTCCTCCCACGCCACCTGGCGCGAGAGCGGGGTGATGCCGCTAGCGGTGAGTTCAACTGCCCATGCTCCTCGCAGCGCCAACCCAGCAAGCACGCTCGACAACGACCAGGACAGTCGGCCTATGAGATAGGCTGCAGCCAGCTTGTGATCGGCACCCGACACAGACTGCATTTCCGCCGCAAGCAGTTCGTCCAGGTGCTCTCCAGCCGCCAATTCGGCCAGACTGAACGTTCCGGCCGGTGCCTTTCCAACCTGGATACGTGGCGCGAAAGCGTCCTCCGGCTCAGGCAGCGCCGCGACGATCGATAGCAAAGGTGAGCGCCATACCTCCATGGCAAGCACCTGCCTCAGGCGCCGGGCTGCGCTAGCGAGCGCGCCGCATGGGTGACGATCAGCTGGATAACCATGTTGAGCTGGGCAAAGGAGAAGCCGGTGGCATATTCGCGCGCCACCACGATGTAGCGGCCCTCCGAGCATGCCATCAGCAGATCGCACCAGCTCGGCAGTACTTCTGCCATGCGCTCGGCAGGAGACGCCAGGGTATCGCCATAGGCGATGGTATAGGTGTCAAAGATGTAATCTGCCTGCAACTCTGGCAGCACTTCGGCGCTGACCTCCTCACCCCAAGCCACCCCCCGCTCCACCATCTCCTGGGCGAAGGGAACGCGCTCAAATCCTAGATCTTGAAGTACCTTGGTCAGACCGCCATAGCCGGCATAGACGTTCAATATGCCGTCCCAGCCCTGGGTCTTGGCATAGGTGGCCCCGATGCCCTGCGGGAAAGCGAATCGCGCCCCCTCCTCGTCGACCCGGCCATGCGAGCCGACAACCGGCGCCCCCACTTCGAGCAGGGTCAGCGTCACCGACTGGTCGTGCAGGCTGACAATGCGTTGCGGATCCTCGGGAATGCAGGTCTCCCCGCCGGCATGGGTGAAAGCGCGCTGCCCCACTTCGCATTCGAGGGCCAGTGCAGGCACGGCCAAGCTCGCCATGAACAGCCCCACAGCGGCGACGAGGAGAGCGCTACGGCGTGAGACGCGTCCAGCGGGCACGTTGGTGCGCAATATCCTGGTGGTCATGGGCCTATCCGTTTGGCGCCGGACACTGTGATCGCGTTGCTGAAGGGCACGGCATGGCGCCATCGCACCAGCGCCTGCTCTGCCGGACAACCGGCCGCCTTCAATCAACGGAGGTCAAGGTTCCGCATTGAGGTTATGGCGGGAAACTACGGCCGAGCTGGAGAGAATTCAACATATTTTCAATAGGTTAGAATGGTTCTAGAGTATAGCTGAAACCATTCCAAAGTAGTCATGCTAGGCCATTGAAAATAAAGGACCGGGGTCTAGCGACGACCGTGTGCGGCTTGCCCCCACAAGAGGTAAACAAAGGTGGGAACGCCAATGACCGCCGTCACAATACCTGCGGGGATCTGGAGCGGTGCAAACAGAGCGCGACCGAGCAGATCGGCGCCCGAGACGAGTACGGCGCCGGTCATGGCGGTGATGATCAGGGTGAGGCCGATGCCGGCATGGGCAAGTCGCCGCGCGGCATGCGGGGCGATCAGGCCCACAAAGGCCAGCGGCCCGACCACCGCCGTGGCAATGGCCGCCATGGCCACGGCCAGCGTGATCAGCGCATAGCGGGCAAACCGCACCGGCGCACCGAGACCGACGGCGAGATCTTCACCCATCTGCAAAGCCGCAATCTGGCGGCTGATGCCCAAAAGGACCGGTAAGAGCACCAGCAGCGCCCCCGCCAGCAGCCAGACATCGGACCAACTCGCCGCGTTGATTGACCCGGCCATCCAGGTCAGGGCCGCCGAGGCGCGCTGGATATCGCCATAGGTGAGAAGGGCGGTGGTGATCGAACTGATAAAGGCCGCCACACCGATCCCGAGCAGAATAAAACGGATTGAACTGCCGTGACGCCGGCCGCCCGTCGACAGGAACTGCACGAGGATTGCCGCCGCCATAGCGCCGGCAAACGCCGATATCGGGCGCAGGGATGGCGAGACCTCAGGAAAGGCAATGACCAGAGACACCACTGCAAGAGCCGCGCCCTGGCTTACCCCCACCAGGGAGGGGTCCGCGAGCCCATTGCGGGTCACGTTCTGCAAGGCAGCGCCAGAGAGTGCCATCATTGCCCCGACCATGGCCGCAACCAGCATGCGAGGCAGCCGGAACTCCCAGACGACGTTGTCGATGGCCGTGGTGACGGTCGCCCCGGTCAAGGTGGCGAAGACATCCCCCCATGGGACGCCATAGGAACCCGTGAGAACGCTGATCGCGAAGATGGTCGCCAGCAGCAGAAACAACCCGGCCAGGCAGAACAAGGCGCGACGCGGGAGCCGCAGGGCCAGTTGTTCGTCGAAGGCGCGCCAGACCCAATATTGCCGTGGCGAATGCGAACGGCTCATCGTGTCTTCTGCCAGACCAGGAACACAAAAAGCGGCGAGCCGAGCATCGCCGTCACCAGCCCTGTCGAAATTTCCTGGGGCTGGAGTGCGATGCGGGCGACAATGTCCACACCCGTCAGGTAAGCGGCACCGGCAAGGGCCGAGAACGGTACGATGAGACGGTAGTCCGAGCCGGCGAAGAGGCGCACCACATGGGGAATGACCAAGCCGATGAAGCCCAGCGGGCCGGCCAGGGTGACGGCGCAGGCGGTCAACACCACAACAACGGCCAGAAGCAAGGCCTTCAAACGTCCCGTGCGCACGCCAAGACCGGTTGCGACCTCTTCCCCCATCGCGAGCACGGTGACCTGGCGCGAGAGCAACAGTGCACCAATGATGCCAAGGGCCAGCGGCAGACCGGTATAGGCCAGCAATGACAGGTCGCGTCCCGCCAACGACCCGGTGAGCCAGACCCGGAGTTGATCAAAGCCATCCTCATTGAGGATGTGGGCCAGCGATATCCAGGCGCTGAGAAAGACCGTAACGGCCGCGCCCGACAGCGTCAGCGTCACCGGCGTGGGCCCACCCGGCGCCAGCAGGGCAATGCCATAGACGACCGCGGCGGCACCCAATGCACCAGCTGCAGCGATAAACGGCAGGAGCGCCGGCGCGGACATGCCGAAAACGCTGGTGGCCATCACCACCGCAAACGAGGCGCCAGCCATGAGCCCCAATATGCCGGGATCGGCAAGAGGATTGCGGGTTACCCCTTGGAGGAGAGCGCCGGAAACGGCAATCGCGGCGCCGACGACCACCGCCAGCACGGCACGCGGCAAGCGCAGATCCCAAACGATCATATGGTCGAAGACGGTCGGGTCGCGAGCCGTGAGCGCCTCGAGCACCAGCGGCAAGGGCAAGTATTTAGCCCCCACGGCGATGTGGATGCTGAACATGAGGACGATGAGCGCGGTCATCGCCAGTCCGATGGTCGCCGGGGCGGCCGCACCGGTCCGGCGTGGTACGCCCGACAACTGCCCAGCCGTGTCGGTCATGCCCGTACGGCAGTCGCCGCCGACCTGGTGCGCAGGTGCGGGACGCAGACCGGTCGTCCCGATAGTGGATCATGGATGACGGCTGCATCCAGATCGAAAACCTGCTTGAGGTGCTTGGAGGTGAACACTTCGGAGACGTCGCCATGCGCGACGATGGCGCCGTTCTTCATCATGACGAGATAATCGGCATAAGCGGCGGCGAGATTGAGTTCATGCAGGACGACCACGAGGGTCCGGCCCTGCTCTGCAGCCAACCGGACCAGCAGATCCATCAGATCAACCTGCACCTTTAAATCCAGAAAGGTGGTTGGCTCATCGAGCAGGATGAGATCGGTCTGCTGGGCCAGCACCATGGCGATCCAGCAGCGCTGCCGCTGCCCGCCCGAGATGCTATCCACCGGCCGGTCGGCAAACTCTGTCACATTGGCAGTCGCCATGGCCTCGCTGACGGCGGCTTCGTCCAGGCGCGTCCACTGGCGGAGCAGCGACTGATGCGGATACCGACCCTGGCACACCAGCTCTCGAACGGTCAGCCCTTCAGGCGTTGCCGGTCCCTGCGGCAAGAGTCCCAATCGCGCCGCGACGTCGCGGGTCTTGGCCGTGAAGACATCCTTGCCATCGAGAACCGCGGTGCCGCTGCTGGGTTTGAGGATACGAGCCAGCACCTTGAGCAGTGTGGACTTGCCACAGCCATTGGGCCCCACCAATGCCGTTATCTGGCCGTCGGGAATTTTGAGGTCGACGCCATTGAGGACGACCGCGGCATCATAGCCGGCCGAGACACCGCGTGCCTCGAGCCGAGAGGAACGCGAAGCGGCAAAATCGCGATGCCGCCTGGAAACAGCCTGGTCATCCAGCGGGTAAGCAAGTTCCGCCATGTCATTTCCTTCCGGTCATTCGCGGCGTGTTTCCTGGAGCGTGGCGGAGGAGCTCGCTACCCTGCAATGACTGCAGCTACCGTTTTGCCGTCACTCTGGACCGAAGGTCCGGTCTTTTTCATAGGGAAGCCCTAAATCAGGTAAAGAGGAAAATCAATAATATTCACAATAGGTTAGAACCATTCTAAAGTTCAGTATTGTGCGCGGGCAGTGCAGGACAGCCTTTCAGCAAGCCTTGGATGACTAGTGTTGCCATAAGCGGCTTCGCCTTGTTCGGTCACGACTATACTGGAGCGATGACCACTTATGCTCGTTTAAGGCCTTGCTTGGTTACCCCGCGTACGTGGCAGTGCACTCGATAAAGTGCCGATCATGTAAACCTTGGCAAAAGGCTGATATGGCGAGATCGTGGTAAAATGCCCAGCGCGTCCGCACTCAGGAGGGTTCGGCGGATATTGCCGCAAGTGATGAGGCTCGATCTGGCGCCATGCTGCCAAGGGAGATTTTCAGCCTGTAGCGGTGCACAAGCCACTCAATCCGAAAAAACGCCTCAGTTACACGCAATTTAGTGTCTAAACAGATGTTTAACCAACCCAAATCCAGCTCCATTACTCGGGAACGATTAACCTTGGGATGCCGTTGCCACTGGGCCTAAGCTCTGCCGCCAGGTGCGGCGGAGACAGGTTATTTGGACGGAGAGGGAAATATGCTGAAGTTTGTAGGTGGCACGATCGGCGTGATCTTCCTGATTGGCTTGATTGTCGTCGTCGGGCTCCTGATGCTCATCTTCTGAGCTGCTATTGATGCAGACCTTGGCAACACCAGAAGCGATACCGCCAGCAACGTTCTGGCGCCGAAGCAGAGCGGACCGCATGTCGGCCGTAGTCGATGGCAGCGGCTATTTTCGGGCCGCTAAGGAAACGATGCTGAAAGCCAAGCACTCGATTTTGCTGATCGGGTGGGACTTCGACGCGCGCACCAACCTTGAGCCGGACGAACAGCAGATTGAGGGACCCGACAAGATCGGCGACTTTCTGAATTGGCTGCCCAAGCGTCGGCCCGAACTCGAAATCCGACTCCTTAAATGGGACATTGGCACCCTTCGCTCACTCGGTCGCGGCGAGACACCCCTTTTCCTCCTAAACTGGCTCGGTCACCAGAACGTCCAATTTCGGCTGGACGGTGCCCATCCCCCCTTGGCAGCGCACCACATGAAGCTGGTGGTGATCGACGACGTCCTGGCATTTTGCGGTGGGATCGACATGACTGTGGGGCGTTGGGACAATTGGGCGCACAAGGAATCCGATCCGTACCGACGCTCGCCTTGGGGTCGCCACCTGCCGCCTTGGCATGATGTCACCACCTGCATTAGTGGCGAGGTAGTTCGCGATTTAGCGGAGCTAGCGCGGGAGCGATGGCTCCGTGCCACCGGCGAACAGCTGTCGGCGGCTCCCCAGGTGGATCCGATCTGGCCCTCGACTGTCCCTGTTCAGTTCACCGATGTGGACTTGGCAATTGCCCGGACGAGTGGCGCGTTCGATGAATACCCGCAAGTTTCGGAGATCGAAGCGGTAACGTTGCGGCTGATCGAAACTGCAAACGAGCGCCTTTATATCGAGAACCAGTACCTGGCCTCCCGTAAGATTGCAGAAGCCCTTGCCGCTAGATTGAAAGAGCCGGACGGCCCCGAAGTGGTCGTCATCATGCCCGAGAGCGCCGATGGCTGGCTAGAGGCGAAAGCCATGGACTCCGCCCGATCCCGGCTTCTCCACCTGCTGAGGAAGGCCGACCTGCACGACAGGTTCCGAGCCTATTTCCCCGTCAACGAGAGCGGCACGCCGGTCTACGTGCACGCCAAGGTGCTCGTCGCAGACTCTCGCTATCTCAAGATTGGCTCGGCCAACCTCAACAACCGCTCCATGGGCTACGACACCGAGTGCGACGTACTGCTCGACGCCACTCATGCCGCCGACGAGGAAGCAACGCGGCGCGGCATTCTCAATGTTCGAGCCAGCTTGCTTGCCGAGCACCTGGGCTTGTCGACGCGGGAGGTGGCTAAGGCCATCTCAGACCAACAATCCCTGGTTGCCGCGATCGAAGCCCTCAACGGAGCAGGTCGGCTGCGCCGGGTCGAGGCACGCCCCCTAAAACCCGAAGAAGAGATCATCGCGGAAACCGATCTGGTCGACCCCGAAAGACCAAAGAAACGTTGGGGCCACTTTCCCAATCCCTTCTCCGCCTTGCTGCAGGGCATCGCATGAGCGCGGGGGACGCTCACGACGCTGCCGGTGCAGCTTCATCATGGAAGTCCGGGATCAGGAGAGCCATACTCCTGAGCCTTGTGGTTGCCACCGCCGGAGTGCTGATCTGGACACTTGGCGACATCATCCTGTTGATCTTTGCCGGGATACTTGTCGCGGCGGTCCTTGACGCTGCCGTTGCGCAAATACCCACGGGCATTGGCCGTTCGTGGAAACTGGCCCTCGTTGTGTTGGCGGCAGCGGCCGGCTTCGGAGCTGCCGCCTATTGGGCTGGCGCCACCATCGTGGGGGAGTTTCGAGCGCTGGAGAGCGCCATCGTCGAACAGGCGACGCAACTCGGCCGCACCCTCCAGGAGTTGGATCTGCCCTTCGACATACTGGAAGACACCAAACCGGTCGAGGCAATGGTGCCCGACAACGCCGCCATGATCGATCTGGCTGGAGATGCCCTATGGACCGTGTCCGGCGTGGCGATGAGTGGCCTCTCGGTTTTCCTGCTCGGCGTGTTCCTGGCAATCAGCCCCGCGGGCTATCTGAAAGGCTTGGTCATCCTCTTGCCGCCCCAACGAAGAAGCCGCGCGGCCGAGGTTCTGACCAAGGGTGGGCGGGCATTGCAGGCGTGGCTCGTCGGTCAGTTGGTGGCCATGCTGATCGTCGGCGTCAGTGTCTTTGCGCTCCTGTCAGTGTTTTCGGTTCCCAATGCCATCGCGCTTTCGGGCATAACAGCGCTCCTTAATTTCATCCCCTTTCTTGGTCCGATACTGGCTGCCGTTCCCGTTGGCATGGTAGCGCTGATGCAGGGCAACACCACGTTCTTGTTCGTCATGGGCGGCTTTTTGGTGATCCAGTGGATCGAGGGCTATCTCCTTACACCACTCATCCAGCAACGGGCCGTCGATCTGCCGCCGGCGCACTCCCTGGCTTTTCTGATGATCATGGGGGCTCTGTTCGGAGAGCTCGGCGTCGCCCTGGCGACCCCTCTGTTGGCGGTGCTCCGCGTGCTGGTTCTCAACTTCTACGTCGAGGACGTGCTGGAGCGGGATAGGGCGGGGTAAGCTGTAGGGCTTCCTGTGAGGATCAGGTGCTTCTTTGCTGTGGGATTTCCGGTGAGAGTGCCCCGGCTGGTGCAGCCTAAGCACTCGCCATTGATGTTAGTGCCGCCCTGCTCGTGATCCGAGAAGCGCATTCTCGGGCACGAGCATCGTCCTGAGCGTCCGCCCTGAGATTGCATTGCGTCCCTGCAAGTGGCAGCTTGACTGAAGCAGGCCTTGCCCCTGCGAGCAACCAATTGATTCACGGTTGCGTTACCGCTGCAGATAGCAATGCTACAGATTACAACTCGGAGGGAAGTCTTATGGGATTTGATGGCGTCGGCATTATCGCAGCGATCATCATTGGTGGCATAGCCGGCTGGTTGGCCGGCAAGGTCATGAACACCAACACCGGTGTCTTCATGAACATAATTCTTGGCATCGTCGGCGCGATCATCGCCAGCATTCTTCTGGGACTGCTCGGTGTCTCCTTCGGTGGCTGGCTGGGCTATTTGATAGCAGGCTTTATCGGGGCCTGTATTCTCATCGCCATCGGGCGCGCAGTATCGGGCCGGCGCGCTTAGTCTGACCTGGGCTACGAGCATCGACTTACTGTTCGTCACAAGTCCTCTTCGTTGCCGGACGAGCCCACAGGTTCAATTGGCAACGAAGAGGCATTTTTTGCGCTTTTTGACCACTGAATCCCAAAGAAGAGTGTCTGAATGGCGCACCCGCTGCGACATAGATGCGCACTGCAATCAATTGGGAGATTATGGGGGTGACTGGCCTCCAATGAAGCGGAACCGCATCACCATCCTCTCGAGGACCATCTAGGCGCTCGCCTTTAAGTGCGTCACTTAGCGAACCCTCCCCATGTCCGGCAGGAAGACTGTCAACAACCCCGCCAATGGCAAGAATGAGCATAGCCAGAAGACATGCTCGATGCTGGTGGTGTCAGCCAAGGCACCGAGTGCTGCGGCCGCGATGCCGCCCGCACCAAAGGCAAAGCCGAAGAAGATACCAGCGATCATTCCTATTCGCCCTGGCATCAGTTCCTGCGCGAACACCACGATTGCCGAGAACGCCGACGAGAAGATCAGCCCAGTGAGGATCGTCAGAATGACGGTCCAGGTGAGATCTGCATAGGGCAAAGCAAGGGTGAAGGGCAGCACGCCCAGGATGGAGAACCAAATGACGAACTTCGCCCCAAAGCGATCGCCGATGGGGCCACCCAGGAACACGCCCAAGGCCGATGCGCCCAGGAAGACAAAGAGAAGAAGCTGGGCGTCCTGAACCCCGACCTGGAACTTGTCGATCAAGAAGAAGGTGTAGTAGCTCGACAAGCTCGCCATGTAGGCGTTCTTGGTCAAAGTCAGTACCGTCAGTACGGTCAGCGCAACCATCGTGGTTCGCCTGTCAAAAAGCAAAGCGGTGCTTGCAGGCGCCTTGCCGGCATTCGACCGCTGATGTTCGGCATACCAACGTCCAACCCGCCAAAGAATGAAGATGCCAACCAGGGATCCCCCGGCGAACAGGCTGACGCTCCACTGGCCGCGTGGCAGCACAATGAAGGCAGCTAGCAACGGCCCGATGGCCGAGCCAGCATTCCCGCCGACCTGGAACAGTGATTGGGCTAAGCCGTGCCGACCACCAGAAGCGAGGCGAGCAACCCGGCTGGACTCTGGATGAAAGATCGCCGACCCCAATCCAATGAACGCGGACCCGACCAGCAACAGCCAGTAGCTCTGCGCAAAGCCAAGAATGATCAGGCCGACCAGGCTTGATGCCATCCCGACCGGGAGCGAGTACGGCAAGGGCCGTTTGTCAGTGTAGATGCCAATGGCAGGCTGCAGAAGCGAAGCAACGCATTGAAACGTCAGCGTCAGCAGGCCGATCTGCACGTAGTCCAGACCATAGCTAGTCTTCAGGATCGGATAGATTGCGGCGAGCAGCGACTGCATGACGTCGTTGATCAGATGACACGCACTCACCGCAAGGATGATGGAGAGCGTGGTATTCCCATTAACGTTGGTGGCGGTTGCGCTGGCTACCAGCGTGCTGGTCGCCGGCGCGTTGGGTTCAAATGTCATAGTGCGGATACAGAGGGCCGTGGTGAGACGTTGTCATGGCTGCTTCATGGGCCTCCAATAACCGAGACAGGAAAGACCCTAGACTTCGACAATCAATGGCAAGACTGGGGCCGTTAGGTGTCAGTCCGCTGTTAGGATCCGCAGGTAAGAAAGCTGCCGCTCATAGGCAGAGCAAGCGGACTGCAGGTCAGCGCCGAAGAAGGCTTTCCAAAGACAGCCCGGAGCCCCTCAAGCGTCGTTCGCAGCGCTCCAAACCGATGCGGACGCGGCCATCCTGCGACGCCTGTACGTGCACACCACCAGATCAGCATTGCCGCTAGAAATTGAGCTTAAGGAGATTGGCGTTGTTCGCGGTTCAACCGGCAAAAGGGGGAAAACAACGTAGCTGGGGAGCGTCTCCACGATCTTTGGTCCGGCAGCAGGCTGCGCCCGTCGTATTTTTACCAATTGATGGATCATTTGCCCCTCCGTCCCAAGATGGTTAACGAGCGGAGGTCCGGATCGCAACTCTCTGATCAAGTTACGCACACCTTAGCATCAACGATGAGCAAGAGGTGGGCCTTGCGGGACGTAGCAAAGCAGCGCGCTATTAGTTCGGTCCAGCTTGATCGCGCTGGGTGCAAGGGAATTCCAAAATTTGGTGGGAAAAGACAACAGCTTTACCCCAGCATCGGATCCGCGAATCCAATCCGCCCTAGCCGATCTCACATGTTTACCTTGAGGGTTAAGATAAACGCTAGGATTACCTTGGACTTCTCAACGATCCGAGTTCTTGTCCACAGAAGTATTTCGCGACATCCGGCCCAACAGGGTCGGTTCATTTGAGGAAAGGCATGGCTGTGCGTACCAAGACTGACCTGACAATAGTTGATGAGGAACATCAGCAAGCCGAAACTGCCATCATGGAAGCCGCTAAGCAAACAGCACCAATGGTACAGCGGCTTTCATCGCACCGCGAGCGCATTGACCTGGCGATCAAAGA from Devosia sp. RR2S18 includes:
- a CDS encoding GlsB/YeaQ/YmgE family stress response membrane protein; the protein is MGFDGVGIIAAIIIGGIAGWLAGKVMNTNTGVFMNIILGIVGAIIASILLGLLGVSFGGWLGYLIAGFIGACILIAIGRAVSGRRA
- a CDS encoding MFS transporter, coding for MTFEPNAPATSTLVASATATNVNGNTTLSIILAVSACHLINDVMQSLLAAIYPILKTSYGLDYVQIGLLTLTFQCVASLLQPAIGIYTDKRPLPYSLPVGMASSLVGLIILGFAQSYWLLLVGSAFIGLGSAIFHPESSRVARLASGGRHGLAQSLFQVGGNAGSAIGPLLAAFIVLPRGQWSVSLFAGGSLVGIFILWRVGRWYAEHQRSNAGKAPASTALLFDRRTTMVALTVLTVLTLTKNAYMASLSSYYTFFLIDKFQVGVQDAQLLLFVFLGASALGVFLGGPIGDRFGAKFVIWFSILGVLPFTLALPYADLTWTVILTILTGLIFSSAFSAIVVFAQELMPGRIGMIAGIFFGFAFGAGGIAAAALGALADTTSIEHVFWLCSFLPLAGLLTVFLPDMGRVR